The following proteins are co-located in the Sphingobacteriaceae bacterium genome:
- a CDS encoding PD40 domain-containing protein: MLLRFNALYFNSPGILLRNFVGLVFLLSLNNKVLSQVTNEETIKEANRLFEEDEFTKAYKLYAQIVANYPKDPVYNFKLGVCMIYSEVDKKKCIPYLEIANKQPEEAPKEVKFYMGKAMHINYRFDEALKYYNDYQKIGSKANLKKLQVDREIRACVNGKRLLSNLTDLEILNKKTLNEADFFRSYEVKSLGGKLLVTPEDFKTSTDKKKKDKSIVYLPKSNDVVYYSSYGPNKETGKDIYYRTKQANGQFGEPILVKGINTEFDEDYPFLHPNGTTLYFASKGHNSMGGYDIFKSNFIEETNSWTAPVNLEFPINSPDDDFLFVTDSLEKTAYFSTGRQSLPGKIDVLKINTERKPIDVLALKGSVLKENESQSVKSKITVKNLDGGNLIGVYESEENGDYLMDLPNGSKLLFTVETPGIRTQSDKVSLPLATTSKALKQTITYDKGVLKITNYFEGTASDDSYVQYLKIIEQKAKLEVNEGKNNLNTAIAKNDTIKSNLGNTDSNTGPSVIEDTTAVKTQTQAVVSNSIVASNSSKLNNEELSKIAKQDAEESSTEAKNLQQDANDGFELGNLTKIEAEKKIKNGNEMLQNAESITDEQEKKTATEEAQKIIKEGEAELKSANEIITYAKVLDDDAKNKNQIAVLNKQYVDELDKVMISKKKNPESLEKLETIRKEIDIASSKKNNSENTLNNLKLNADQKELEFKTLESANTTIKNDIADIKTEIKVKETELSTTRKKKDKEPIQTKINELNEELNAKEKELENNENSLALAKNEMEAAKNTIELANKIKTENIAKPIDVASNNETKTTEITPTKNNNTSAEKIDDSKLLADKYGEKITVSNPKEKTSFEIANTQLINYNKEIDAAINKNKSLLAKTKNASNKQKLSQEIKKLENTKKQNQQLIASNKKSISELDQLAKSEKSNSDTNINPISANNNQEALNQLDKLKVNLKINDNANFDYNSYQNTEAQSLKVEADAKINESVVQQKKLKEDIEAATEKVKNSNSNNTNSNANYEKLNIEAEELSLKAFELRKEANTKTGTEKDNLIAQANENDKKADEKHLEAVAILESNNKEVFNTNTVNLKTLLQLNKASEMDVNETNRLMEEANLSFKQAAAIREEGNAQSNVAAKLGNFSNAEEKEAEALSKQKQALYIMQKTSGNIALKEPQINSSSAPNPDLNNQLADVNNTINNLNDSRLGAYLKLYEANQSEINSLKSSLNESGALNNPSFKSEVNKINSNITAYETDKSNSDSQQNSAEKLNILINASKKQIETILLLNEINKKASQTLAVNTNTKSNENLENKTSNENKGSDNTENSTNENTEQPVVTNTVTENANNNKNNTTDNKAVKNNSNENPIAVETKTYSIEELSNEKTSPKNVIEELSTNPNLITNPGANAQMKEALASLEKIQKQKTNLDENKGNADVKISPAENVKSDAELLLEEAEELSVKAYNERTLANTKEGEEKDSIMNIAMNHEKESQAKKLNAVQLTESANKSIFESNKESINELMEKAKTDNPTLASQLEYKLNDINTLNTQSNQLREEANGQTNTNAKIGAMMNAEEKEDELIILQNTVLMELKNQYPNYTTKKAVVNLSDNSNPEEIARKKKELGQKESGELTKLTNAFSLEFEMNKTNLPENLNEDQNLVKQNAEQLNAESKRILIQAENESDLEEKNNKLALAAKIGQKSVEQLNKITPQNKSNNQLAVNNKTKTNKETKTNVLKENKTNKVNTTKTNKEPKENVAQNNSNENKNNKENKTKAELPNNNTGGNETVKIEGLAVVKGNAYSDAKPIPIDAKMPDGLMFRVQIGAFKTQLPNNTFKGLNPLNGENAPNGYIRYTAGNFNKIEIANAVKNDLQKLGYSDAFVVVYYNGKRISLTEALAIMSNEGKQIDNNAPTSMGITSNVNIPKVNNPPATLNNETANVTQELEKINGLLFTVQIGVYSKQASKKQLLNLSPIYTEKLPTGLFRYTAGVYNNTEKLLSDKAKVVTYGVKDAFVSAYLNGKRISFAEGKTAKENAATQLEAENPIIFPANPANENNNPEPEKPINNTPKNNAPTDVKPFTNNVSSYPKATPDNGIKESQEGVCFKVQIGAYSKQVPNDVAAKFMSIKTWPIENKQVNSLFIYNIGNFTSAQFAKSLKLEAINAGITDAFITVYKDGVKLFGAEASTLLNQ, translated from the coding sequence ATGCTATTAAGGTTCAATGCCTTATATTTTAACTCGCCCGGTATTCTTTTAAGGAATTTTGTTGGTCTTGTTTTTTTGTTAAGTCTTAATAATAAAGTACTTAGCCAAGTGACCAATGAGGAAACTATCAAAGAAGCGAACCGCCTATTCGAAGAAGATGAGTTTACTAAAGCCTACAAATTATACGCTCAGATTGTAGCCAATTATCCTAAAGATCCAGTATATAATTTTAAACTTGGGGTTTGTATGATTTATAGTGAAGTGGATAAGAAAAAATGTATTCCTTATTTAGAAATTGCAAATAAACAACCCGAAGAAGCCCCAAAAGAAGTTAAGTTTTACATGGGGAAAGCCATGCACATAAACTATCGTTTTGATGAAGCGCTAAAATATTATAACGATTATCAAAAAATTGGCTCCAAAGCTAACTTAAAAAAATTACAGGTTGACCGCGAAATTCGCGCTTGCGTGAATGGGAAACGGCTTTTAAGCAATTTAACAGACCTTGAAATTCTAAACAAAAAAACCTTGAACGAAGCAGACTTTTTCCGAAGTTATGAAGTGAAAAGTTTGGGCGGCAAATTATTAGTAACTCCCGAAGATTTTAAAACTTCAACGGATAAGAAAAAAAAGGATAAGTCTATTGTTTATCTACCAAAATCAAATGACGTAGTTTACTATAGCAGTTACGGCCCTAATAAAGAAACCGGAAAAGATATTTATTATCGGACTAAACAAGCTAATGGGCAATTTGGAGAGCCTATACTTGTTAAAGGTATTAATACCGAATTTGATGAAGACTATCCTTTTCTTCATCCAAACGGAACAACCTTATATTTTGCCAGTAAAGGCCACAACAGTATGGGTGGATATGATATTTTTAAATCTAATTTTATTGAAGAAACTAATTCATGGACCGCACCGGTAAACTTAGAATTTCCAATCAATTCACCTGACGATGACTTTTTATTTGTAACAGATTCCTTAGAAAAGACTGCCTATTTTAGTACAGGGCGACAAAGTTTACCGGGTAAAATTGATGTACTTAAAATTAATACCGAAAGAAAACCTATTGATGTATTGGCTTTAAAAGGAAGCGTTTTAAAAGAAAATGAATCGCAAAGTGTAAAAAGCAAAATAACAGTTAAAAACTTAGATGGTGGAAATTTGATTGGGGTTTATGAAAGTGAAGAAAACGGCGATTATTTAATGGATTTACCCAATGGATCCAAATTGTTATTCACTGTGGAAACGCCCGGAATACGTACCCAATCAGATAAAGTTTCTCTTCCATTAGCTACAACTTCTAAAGCTTTAAAGCAAACGATTACTTATGATAAGGGAGTTTTAAAAATTACCAATTATTTTGAAGGAACAGCAAGCGATGACAGTTACGTACAATATCTAAAAATAATTGAACAAAAGGCTAAGTTGGAAGTAAATGAAGGCAAGAATAACCTGAATACTGCCATTGCTAAAAACGATACCATCAAGAGTAATTTAGGAAATACCGATTCCAATACCGGACCGTCGGTTATTGAAGATACAACGGCTGTTAAAACTCAAACACAAGCTGTTGTAAGCAATAGTATTGTTGCATCCAACTCAAGCAAACTAAATAATGAGGAATTATCAAAAATCGCTAAGCAAGACGCAGAAGAATCTAGCACTGAGGCTAAAAATCTGCAACAAGATGCAAATGATGGTTTTGAACTTGGAAACTTAACAAAAATTGAAGCTGAGAAAAAAATAAAAAATGGAAACGAAATGCTCCAGAATGCGGAGTCAATAACCGATGAACAGGAAAAAAAGACAGCAACGGAGGAGGCGCAAAAAATAATTAAAGAAGGCGAAGCTGAATTAAAAAGCGCGAATGAAATTATTACTTATGCTAAAGTGTTGGATGACGACGCCAAGAACAAAAATCAAATTGCGGTATTAAATAAACAATACGTAGACGAATTAGATAAAGTAATGATTTCTAAAAAGAAAAATCCGGAGTCCCTTGAAAAACTCGAAACCATCCGAAAAGAAATTGACATAGCATCGAGTAAGAAAAATAATTCCGAAAATACACTCAACAACTTGAAATTAAATGCAGATCAAAAAGAGCTGGAATTCAAAACGCTTGAATCAGCAAACACAACAATTAAAAACGACATTGCGGATATAAAAACTGAAATCAAAGTAAAAGAAACGGAACTTTCTACCACACGAAAGAAAAAAGACAAAGAGCCAATACAGACGAAAATAAATGAATTAAACGAAGAGCTTAACGCAAAAGAAAAAGAATTGGAAAATAATGAAAACTCACTTGCTCTTGCAAAAAATGAAATGGAGGCCGCCAAAAACACGATTGAATTAGCCAACAAAATTAAAACAGAAAATATAGCTAAACCTATTGATGTTGCTTCTAATAACGAAACCAAAACAACAGAAATAACTCCAACTAAAAACAACAATACATCGGCTGAAAAAATTGATGACAGCAAACTTTTAGCTGATAAATACGGGGAAAAAATAACTGTATCTAACCCGAAAGAGAAAACATCTTTCGAAATCGCAAATACCCAATTAATCAACTATAACAAAGAAATAGATGCGGCTATAAATAAAAACAAATCTCTATTAGCTAAAACTAAAAATGCAAGCAATAAACAAAAACTATCGCAAGAAATTAAAAAATTAGAAAATACTAAAAAGCAAAATCAACAATTAATCGCTTCCAACAAAAAATCTATCAGTGAATTAGATCAACTTGCAAAAAGTGAAAAATCCAATTCTGATACAAATATTAATCCTATCTCAGCCAACAATAATCAAGAGGCCTTAAATCAACTTGATAAATTAAAAGTAAACTTAAAGATAAATGATAATGCCAACTTTGATTATAATAGCTACCAGAATACAGAAGCCCAAAGTTTAAAGGTAGAAGCAGATGCGAAAATTAATGAATCTGTTGTTCAACAGAAAAAGCTAAAAGAAGATATTGAAGCGGCAACCGAAAAGGTTAAAAACTCAAATTCAAATAATACCAATAGCAATGCAAATTATGAAAAACTAAATATTGAAGCAGAAGAATTAAGTTTAAAGGCTTTTGAATTGAGAAAAGAAGCGAATACAAAAACCGGAACCGAAAAAGATAATTTAATTGCGCAAGCGAATGAAAATGATAAAAAGGCAGATGAAAAGCATTTAGAGGCAGTTGCAATTCTTGAATCCAATAACAAAGAAGTATTCAATACCAATACCGTAAATTTAAAAACACTTCTTCAGTTAAATAAAGCCAGTGAGATGGATGTTAATGAAACCAATCGATTAATGGAAGAAGCTAACCTTTCTTTTAAACAAGCAGCTGCTATACGCGAAGAAGGAAACGCACAATCTAATGTGGCTGCCAAACTCGGCAATTTCAGCAATGCTGAAGAAAAGGAAGCAGAAGCGCTATCCAAACAAAAACAAGCTCTTTATATCATGCAAAAAACATCCGGCAATATTGCATTAAAAGAACCTCAAATAAATTCTAGTTCAGCTCCTAACCCCGACTTGAATAATCAACTTGCCGACGTAAACAACACTATAAATAATTTAAATGATTCCAGATTAGGTGCCTATCTCAAATTGTATGAAGCCAATCAATCTGAAATAAATTCACTAAAATCTAGCCTTAATGAATCAGGTGCACTGAATAACCCGAGCTTTAAAAGTGAAGTAAATAAAATCAATTCGAACATTACTGCTTATGAAACAGACAAATCAAATTCTGATAGTCAACAAAATTCAGCCGAAAAACTTAATATTTTAATTAACGCCTCCAAAAAGCAAATCGAAACCATTCTATTGCTAAATGAAATTAATAAAAAAGCATCGCAAACTCTTGCTGTAAACACCAACACAAAATCCAATGAAAATTTGGAGAACAAAACAAGTAATGAAAATAAGGGATCTGATAATACTGAAAACTCTACCAATGAAAATACAGAACAACCTGTTGTAACCAATACGGTAACCGAAAATGCAAATAACAACAAAAACAATACAACGGATAATAAAGCAGTAAAGAACAATTCAAATGAAAATCCGATTGCAGTTGAAACAAAAACATATTCTATTGAAGAATTAAGCAATGAAAAAACTTCCCCTAAAAATGTTATTGAAGAACTATCCACCAATCCGAATTTAATAACTAATCCCGGTGCCAATGCCCAAATGAAAGAAGCCCTTGCTTCACTTGAAAAAATTCAAAAACAAAAAACAAACCTAGATGAGAATAAAGGCAATGCTGATGTGAAAATTTCACCGGCCGAGAATGTTAAATCCGATGCTGAATTGCTTTTAGAGGAAGCTGAAGAGCTAAGTGTGAAAGCCTATAACGAAAGAACACTGGCAAATACTAAGGAAGGAGAAGAAAAGGATAGCATCATGAATATAGCGATGAATCACGAAAAAGAATCGCAAGCCAAAAAATTAAACGCAGTTCAACTCACCGAATCAGCCAATAAATCCATTTTCGAATCCAATAAAGAATCAATTAATGAGTTAATGGAAAAGGCAAAAACAGACAACCCAACCTTAGCTTCACAGTTGGAATATAAATTAAATGATATAAATACTTTAAATACACAATCCAATCAATTGAGGGAAGAAGCTAACGGGCAAACCAATACCAACGCAAAAATTGGAGCCATGATGAATGCAGAAGAAAAAGAAGATGAATTAATCATACTTCAAAACACCGTGTTGATGGAATTAAAAAATCAGTATCCAAATTACACGACTAAAAAAGCTGTTGTGAATTTAAGTGACAACAGTAATCCTGAAGAAATTGCCCGGAAGAAAAAAGAACTAGGTCAAAAAGAATCAGGCGAATTAACCAAGTTAACCAATGCTTTTAGTTTGGAGTTTGAAATGAATAAAACCAATCTTCCTGAGAATTTAAACGAAGATCAAAATTTAGTGAAACAGAATGCAGAACAATTAAATGCTGAATCAAAACGAATTTTAATTCAAGCAGAAAATGAATCCGATCTTGAGGAAAAAAATAATAAGCTGGCCTTAGCTGCTAAAATCGGTCAAAAATCTGTTGAACAACTAAATAAAATAACCCCGCAAAACAAATCCAATAATCAATTGGCCGTTAACAATAAAACTAAAACGAATAAAGAAACAAAAACAAATGTTTTAAAAGAAAACAAAACTAATAAGGTAAATACAACTAAAACCAATAAAGAACCGAAGGAGAATGTTGCTCAAAATAATTCTAACGAAAACAAAAACAACAAAGAGAATAAAACCAAAGCCGAATTGCCAAATAATAATACCGGTGGTAATGAAACTGTAAAAATAGAAGGGCTTGCGGTAGTAAAAGGAAATGCTTATTCCGACGCCAAACCCATTCCAATCGACGCAAAAATGCCTGATGGATTAATGTTCCGCGTTCAAATTGGTGCCTTTAAAACGCAATTGCCAAATAATACATTTAAAGGACTAAATCCATTAAACGGAGAAAATGCTCCAAATGGATATATTCGTTATACAGCCGGAAATTTTAATAAAATTGAAATTGCCAATGCCGTTAAAAACGATTTGCAAAAACTAGGCTATAGCGATGCTTTTGTTGTAGTGTATTACAATGGTAAACGCATTTCATTAACCGAAGCTCTTGCAATCATGTCTAATGAAGGAAAGCAAATTGATAACAATGCGCCAACTTCTATGGGCATTACTTCCAATGTAAATATCCCTAAAGTAAATAATCCACCGGCCACACTTAATAACGAAACAGCCAATGTTACTCAAGAATTAGAAAAAATTAATGGCCTACTATTTACCGTGCAAATTGGAGTCTATTCAAAACAAGCTAGTAAAAAACAATTATTGAATTTAAGTCCGATTTATACGGAAAAACTGCCAACCGGGTTATTCAGATATACGGCAGGCGTTTATAATAATACCGAAAAACTATTGAGTGATAAAGCTAAGGTGGTTACTTATGGAGTAAAAGATGCTTTTGTAAGTGCTTATTTAAATGGCAAACGTATTAGTTTCGCTGAAGGAAAAACAGCCAAAGAAAATGCGGCCACCCAATTGGAAGCGGAAAATCCAATAATTTTTCCGGCTAATCCGGCAAACGAAAACAATAATCCGGAACCTGAAAAACCTATAAATAATACACCTAAAAACAATGCTCCAACAGATGTAAAACCTTTTACAAATAATGTAAGCTCATACCCTAAAGCTACACCTGATAATGGAATTAAAGAAAGTCAGGAAGGCGTATGTTTTAAAGTACAAATAGGCGCATACAGTAAACAAGTGCCAAATGATGTGGCCGCTAAATTTATGAGTATAAAAACCTGGCCAATTGAAAACAAGCAGGTAAACTCTTTGTTTATTTATAATATTGGAAACTTTACCTCAGCGCAGTTCGCTAAAAGTTTAAAACTAGAAGCTATTAACGCCGGTATTACAGATGCTTTTATAACAGTTTATAAAGATGGGGTTAAATTGTTCGGTGCAGAAGCCAGCACACTATTAAATCAATAA
- a CDS encoding T9SS type A sorting domain-containing protein, giving the protein MIKKLLMASLLIGGLAAKAQNKVEPEMSSFVNAPLEQSNTQSVNKTSVVNITDTLLYFLNKNEWKYGNSYLTVKTPHTGSVQVNTEFGSSFLNTSGTPVTITKALVLASRQANSTSTMIPLTVTLYTASPTGVPGASITTATCAITSTAGQFGTFATFTAPVVASGAFFLSYRANPINPADTLRVFFTAAHTATSGAPATQKFGESLGFIRNNGNLISTTNYYNTGTPGSDLEAVVVPFVSFNFTADANVSAPNSTATPGAYCANLGITYTNTTSEIANNRQFNYNAFATYWAPKTGTMTTPAVDPVYNWSFNGPPTPTGSYTTANVTHTYATAGNASADIIVKYMYGFSKVGKTLDTKTWTLQIANCGIVGVAENQLNANLNVYPNPAISGKVNISGLEGSNTITVYNSIGQLVSTLVSETEITTVDLSAQPTGAYLIRVTDSNKASKVVRVINE; this is encoded by the coding sequence ATGATTAAAAAATTACTTATGGCCTCTCTATTAATAGGAGGTTTAGCTGCAAAAGCGCAAAATAAAGTTGAGCCGGAAATGTCATCATTTGTTAATGCTCCCCTTGAACAAAGCAACACTCAAAGTGTTAATAAAACTTCAGTAGTTAACATAACAGATACATTACTGTATTTTTTAAACAAGAATGAATGGAAGTATGGAAACAGTTATTTAACTGTAAAAACTCCTCATACAGGGTCTGTGCAAGTAAACACTGAGTTTGGTAGTTCTTTTTTGAACACAAGCGGAACACCAGTAACTATTACTAAAGCGCTTGTTTTAGCATCAAGACAAGCAAATTCAACATCAACAATGATACCACTAACGGTAACTCTTTATACAGCAAGTCCAACTGGTGTACCGGGCGCTTCAATTACTACTGCTACTTGTGCAATTACTAGTACAGCTGGACAGTTTGGTACATTTGCCACCTTTACCGCTCCTGTTGTTGCAAGTGGCGCTTTTTTCCTAAGTTATAGAGCAAATCCGATCAATCCTGCAGATACCTTACGTGTATTTTTTACTGCAGCACATACTGCAACTTCTGGCGCTCCAGCCACCCAAAAATTTGGTGAAAGTTTAGGATTTATCAGAAACAATGGTAATTTAATTTCTACAACTAACTATTACAACACCGGAACTCCAGGATCAGATTTAGAGGCAGTAGTTGTGCCATTTGTATCGTTTAATTTTACAGCTGACGCAAATGTTTCAGCTCCTAATTCAACCGCAACACCTGGTGCATATTGTGCAAATCTTGGCATTACGTATACAAACACTACTTCGGAAATAGCAAATAACCGCCAGTTTAACTATAATGCTTTTGCAACTTATTGGGCTCCGAAAACAGGTACAATGACAACGCCTGCTGTTGATCCTGTTTACAATTGGTCATTTAATGGTCCTCCAACGCCAACCGGATCGTATACTACGGCTAACGTTACGCATACTTATGCTACTGCAGGAAATGCATCAGCTGATATTATCGTTAAATACATGTACGGATTTAGCAAAGTAGGAAAAACTTTAGATACTAAAACTTGGACATTACAAATTGCTAACTGTGGAATTGTAGGTGTTGCTGAAAACCAATTAAACGCTAATTTAAATGTTTATCCAAATCCTGCAATCAGCGGTAAAGTAAACATCAGCGGTTTAGAAGGAAGCAATACAATTACAGTTTATAACAGTATTGGTCAATTAGTAAGTACACTTGTTTCTGAAACAGAAATTACTACAGTTGATTTAAGCGCTCAACCAACAGGTGCTTATTTAATTCGTGTTACTGATTCAAATAAAGCTTCAAAAGTTGTTCGTGTAATTAACGAATAG
- a CDS encoding cytidine deaminase, with translation MNQLKIEAAFDVFANENDLNKEDLHLLQSAKVALNNAYAPYSKFLVGAAILLENDVIVTGNNQENAAYPSGMCAERVAAFHASSLYPNIKFKTIAISVKSENRCIDIPVSPCGACRQSLLEYEVKFNYPIRLIMSGEKGEVYISKSIVNLLPIAFNINNL, from the coding sequence ATGAATCAATTAAAAATAGAAGCTGCGTTTGATGTGTTTGCCAATGAAAATGATCTTAATAAGGAAGATCTACATTTATTGCAAAGTGCTAAAGTGGCCCTAAATAATGCTTATGCGCCTTATTCAAAATTTTTAGTGGGCGCTGCGATATTGTTGGAGAACGATGTAATTGTTACAGGAAACAATCAGGAAAATGCGGCTTATCCCTCCGGAATGTGCGCTGAACGTGTGGCTGCCTTTCATGCATCGTCTCTATATCCAAATATTAAATTCAAAACTATTGCTATAAGCGTAAAATCTGAAAATCGATGCATAGATATTCCGGTAAGTCCGTGTGGTGCTTGTCGTCAAAGTTTATTGGAATATGAAGTGAAGTTTAATTATCCGATTCGATTAATCATGAGTGGAGAAAAAGGAGAGGTGTACATTAGCAAATCCATTGTAAATTTGCTTCCGATTGCCTTTAACATAAATAATTTATGA
- a CDS encoding FAD-binding oxidoreductase gives MNKNVNNSYWELKQYFNENDLIVVGGGIVGLTTALQFKLKNKKANVLILERGLFPNGASTKNAGFACFGSATELFDDLSKSDEQTVFETVEMRWKGLQLLLKTLGSKNIRFIACGGYEVFNSLQELHFIEDKLVFLNKKIKETIGLDNTFKKKKLDFFNPKLIKGLVINQHEGQIDTGLMMESLLQLAISNGVKLLNGVDVSKTSDALNGVELQTNVGVFKAKKVVIATNGFVKDLIPLKDVLPARAQVLITKPIKNLKLKGCFHYDKGYYYFRNIDNRILLGGGRNLDFEGETISAFQLNSLIQNKLDEMLKNIIIENIPHEIEHRWCGIMGVGSEKKPIIQFYSNNILLAVRMGGMGVAIGSLVGKIAAEKIAKT, from the coding sequence ATGAATAAAAATGTTAATAACAGTTATTGGGAACTAAAACAATATTTCAATGAAAATGATTTAATAGTTGTGGGTGGAGGTATTGTAGGATTAACCACGGCTCTTCAGTTTAAATTAAAAAACAAAAAAGCTAACGTGTTAATTCTTGAAAGAGGATTGTTTCCGAATGGTGCCAGCACAAAAAATGCCGGCTTTGCTTGTTTTGGTAGTGCAACAGAATTGTTCGACGACTTAAGTAAAAGTGACGAGCAAACAGTGTTTGAAACAGTTGAAATGAGATGGAAAGGCTTGCAATTGCTCTTAAAAACACTTGGTTCAAAAAATATTCGTTTTATTGCATGCGGCGGCTATGAAGTATTTAATTCACTACAGGAATTGCATTTTATTGAGGATAAATTAGTCTTTTTGAACAAAAAAATTAAAGAAACTATAGGATTAGATAACACGTTCAAGAAAAAAAAATTAGATTTTTTTAACCCAAAATTGATTAAAGGATTAGTTATTAATCAACATGAGGGGCAAATTGACACCGGATTAATGATGGAATCTTTATTGCAATTAGCAATTTCGAACGGAGTTAAGCTGTTAAATGGGGTAGATGTAAGTAAAACATCGGATGCTTTAAATGGCGTTGAACTTCAAACTAACGTGGGTGTATTTAAAGCCAAAAAAGTAGTAATTGCAACCAATGGTTTTGTAAAAGATTTAATTCCATTAAAAGATGTATTACCGGCAAGAGCTCAGGTTTTAATCACAAAACCTATAAAGAATTTGAAATTGAAAGGATGTTTTCACTACGATAAAGGATATTATTATTTCAGAAATATTGATAATAGAATTTTATTGGGCGGAGGAAGAAATTTGGATTTTGAAGGAGAAACTATATCAGCATTCCAATTGAATTCCCTTATACAAAACAAATTAGATGAAATGCTTAAAAATATTATTATCGAAAATATACCACATGAAATTGAACATCGATGGTGTGGCATAATGGGTGTAGGTTCAGAAAAAAAACCCATTATTCAATTTTATTCTAATAACATTTTACTGGCTGTTCGAATGGGGGGAATGGGTGTTGCCATTGGAAGCTTAGTTGGTAAAATAGCCGCTGAAAAAATAGCAAAGACTTAA
- a CDS encoding class I SAM-dependent methyltransferase — translation MKSIPSFMAEDIRCCVCSNSNSEKFNLLYEKSNCAIVKCVECDFTFIPPYYRKQIKYENYKNADVTAAVRSGNNWIKIQRHKLRFKFIQKFVKSGSLFDLGAGWGHFMLAGKELGYEVYGIEIAEQPYQYCVNDLKLPVDHIDFFKMNEEKKFDVVTMWDVLEHIDHADVFLDKCAKVTKPGGFLFLQVPQIDSYFAKKYKSEWKMMGLDHVNYFGKSTIKKILANHGFEVVEIKSSFEIKLFIMYTILPLIKKLKSKEKQTINEASTTINAAERQNYFNKFTKRPMWQLKLFVFFHNFIYNTLSFFNIGEEMMVAAVRKKN, via the coding sequence ATGAAAAGCATTCCTTCTTTTATGGCCGAAGATATTCGGTGCTGTGTATGTTCTAATTCAAATTCAGAAAAATTTAATCTGCTTTATGAGAAATCGAATTGCGCTATTGTAAAATGTGTTGAATGTGATTTCACTTTTATTCCGCCTTATTATCGTAAACAAATAAAGTACGAAAATTATAAAAACGCAGATGTGACTGCTGCCGTAAGATCCGGGAATAATTGGATTAAAATTCAACGACATAAACTTCGATTTAAGTTTATACAGAAATTTGTGAAGAGCGGTTCTTTATTTGATCTGGGAGCGGGTTGGGGACATTTTATGTTGGCCGGAAAAGAATTGGGCTATGAAGTGTATGGGATAGAAATCGCAGAACAGCCCTATCAATATTGCGTAAATGATCTGAAATTGCCTGTTGATCATATTGATTTTTTTAAAATGAATGAAGAGAAAAAATTTGATGTGGTTACCATGTGGGATGTGCTCGAGCATATTGATCATGCTGATGTTTTTTTGGATAAATGCGCAAAGGTTACAAAGCCGGGTGGTTTTTTGTTTTTACAAGTTCCGCAAATTGATAGTTATTTTGCGAAAAAATACAAAAGTGAATGGAAGATGATGGGTTTGGATCATGTGAATTATTTTGGTAAGTCAACAATTAAAAAAATTCTTGCCAATCATGGTTTTGAAGTGGTGGAAATAAAATCTTCTTTTGAAATAAAACTTTTTATTATGTACACCATATTGCCGCTAATTAAAAAATTAAAATCGAAAGAAAAGCAAACTATAAACGAAGCGAGTACAACAATTAATGCGGCCGAACGACAAAATTATTTTAATAAATTCACCAAGCGCCCTATGTGGCAACTTAAATTATTTGTCTTTTTTCATAATTTCATTTATAATACCTTGTCGTTTTTTAATATCGGCGAAGAAATGATGGTGGCAGCGGTAAGAAAAAAGAATTAA